The proteins below are encoded in one region of Caulobacter henricii:
- a CDS encoding PQQ-dependent sugar dehydrogenase, with translation MPSLRRPAALTILALTALAGCSQGESPSATGGYGPNPVLPAPTKTLLPTVKVSPVNRWAEGAKPVALPGFKVQAFAAGLDHPRWLLVLPNGDVLVAETNGPPKEKKKGFDIRAWAEQQIMGKAGAKTPSANRISLLRDADGDGVAELKTPFLTGLNSPFGMALVGDTLYVANTDAVVAFPYVAGATSIAAPARKIADLPAGPINHHWTKSLIASPDGTKLYAGVGSNSNVGENGMAAEERRAGILEVDIATGASRVFASGIRNPVGMGWNPITGALWTSVNERDEIGNDLVPDYMTSVKDGGFYGWPYSYFGQTVDARVKPPRPDLVAEAIKPDYALGSHTASLGLTFYEGAAFPERYRNGVFIGQHGSWNRIPQSGYKVVFIPFAGGKPAGETEDFLTGFLNAKGEAQGRPVGVVVDRVGALLVADDVGNVIWRVSAAR, from the coding sequence ATGCCGAGCCTTCGCCGCCCCGCCGCCCTCACGATCCTCGCTTTGACGGCCCTGGCCGGCTGCAGCCAAGGCGAGTCTCCGTCGGCGACCGGCGGCTATGGCCCCAACCCGGTCCTGCCCGCACCGACCAAGACCCTGCTTCCGACCGTCAAGGTGTCGCCGGTCAACCGCTGGGCGGAGGGCGCAAAGCCCGTGGCCCTGCCCGGCTTCAAGGTTCAGGCCTTCGCGGCGGGTCTGGACCATCCGCGCTGGCTGCTGGTGCTGCCCAATGGCGATGTGCTGGTCGCCGAAACCAATGGTCCGCCCAAGGAAAAGAAGAAGGGCTTCGACATCCGGGCCTGGGCCGAACAGCAGATCATGGGCAAGGCCGGGGCCAAGACGCCCAGCGCCAACCGCATCTCCCTGCTGCGCGATGCCGACGGCGACGGCGTGGCCGAGCTCAAGACCCCGTTCCTCACCGGCCTGAATTCGCCCTTCGGCATGGCCCTGGTCGGCGACACGCTCTATGTGGCCAATACCGACGCCGTGGTCGCCTTCCCCTATGTGGCGGGCGCGACGAGCATCGCCGCTCCGGCGCGCAAGATCGCCGATCTGCCGGCCGGCCCGATCAATCACCACTGGACCAAGAGCCTGATCGCCAGTCCGGACGGAACCAAGCTCTATGCGGGCGTCGGCTCCAACAGCAATGTCGGCGAGAACGGCATGGCGGCCGAGGAGCGCCGCGCGGGAATCCTTGAGGTCGATATCGCCACCGGCGCCAGCCGCGTCTTCGCCTCGGGCATCCGCAACCCTGTTGGCATGGGCTGGAACCCGATTACCGGCGCACTGTGGACCTCCGTCAATGAGCGCGACGAGATCGGCAACGACCTGGTTCCCGACTACATGACCTCGGTCAAGGACGGCGGATTCTATGGCTGGCCCTACAGCTATTTCGGCCAGACGGTGGATGCGCGGGTCAAGCCGCCGCGGCCGGACCTGGTCGCCGAGGCCATCAAGCCCGACTACGCCCTGGGGTCCCACACGGCCTCGCTGGGCCTGACCTTCTATGAGGGCGCAGCCTTCCCCGAGCGTTACCGCAACGGCGTCTTCATCGGCCAGCACGGCTCGTGGAACCGCATTCCGCAGTCCGGCTACAAGGTGGTGTTCATCCCGTTCGCCGGCGGCAAGCCTGCCGGTGAAACCGAGGATTTCCTGACCGGATTCCTAAACGCCAAGGGCGAGGCCCAGGGCCGCCCCGTGGGCGTCGTCGTCGACCGGGTCGGGGCCCTGCTGGTAGCCGACGATGTGGGTAATGTCATCTGGCGGGTCAGCGCGGCGCGCTGA
- a CDS encoding carotenoid oxygenase family protein produces the protein MKIERLPPVRTSLGHTNHPYMTGAWTPQHEEVNAWDLKVLEGAIPTDIDGVYLRNTENPVHAPLGRYHPFDGDGMVHQIEFRDGQATYRNRFIRTRGFEAEQEAGESLWGGLADGPGTSKRPGFGAHGSLKDTGSTDIVVHGGEAIATFYQCGEAYRLDPLTLENLGVAAWAPLDGVSAHPKVDEATGELLFFNYSKHAPYMHYGVVDASGKRTTYQAIDLPGPRLPHDMAFTKNYSILNDLPVFWDQNLLERDIHAVRLHKGVPSRFGIVPRHGGPVQWFEAAPTYVLHWLNAYEDGDEIVLDGYFQENPTPRPLEDAPDGHGHLMAYLDEHSFRPKLHRWRFNLKTGETTEGHLDERILEFGMFNQQYAGKPYRYAYSTTAKPGWFLFNGFVKHDLETGESWSIQLPEGRYASEAPFAPRVGAVDEDDGYLVSFIIDENQGTSECVLVDAKRFEVVCRIALPHKLSSGTHSVWAGRDLLKPLP, from the coding sequence ATGAAGATCGAACGCCTGCCGCCCGTCCGCACCTCGCTCGGCCACACCAACCACCCCTATATGACCGGGGCCTGGACGCCGCAGCACGAGGAGGTCAATGCCTGGGACCTGAAGGTTCTGGAGGGCGCGATCCCGACCGATATCGACGGCGTCTATCTTCGCAACACGGAAAATCCCGTGCACGCGCCCCTGGGCCGCTACCACCCCTTCGACGGGGACGGCATGGTCCACCAGATCGAATTCCGCGATGGCCAGGCGACCTATCGCAACCGCTTCATCCGCACCCGCGGCTTTGAGGCGGAGCAGGAAGCCGGCGAGAGCCTGTGGGGCGGACTGGCCGATGGACCGGGCACCTCAAAGCGTCCCGGCTTCGGGGCGCATGGCAGCCTGAAGGACACCGGAAGCACCGACATCGTCGTGCATGGCGGCGAGGCCATTGCCACCTTCTACCAGTGCGGCGAAGCCTATCGGCTGGATCCCCTGACCCTGGAAAATCTCGGCGTCGCCGCCTGGGCCCCGCTGGACGGCGTCTCGGCCCATCCCAAGGTCGACGAGGCCACCGGCGAGCTATTGTTCTTCAACTATTCCAAGCACGCCCCCTACATGCACTACGGCGTGGTCGACGCCTCGGGCAAGCGCACCACCTATCAGGCCATCGATCTGCCGGGCCCGCGCCTGCCGCACGACATGGCCTTCACCAAGAACTATTCGATCCTCAACGACCTGCCCGTGTTCTGGGATCAGAACCTCTTGGAGCGCGACATCCACGCCGTGCGCCTGCACAAGGGCGTGCCCTCCCGGTTCGGGATCGTGCCGCGTCACGGCGGGCCGGTGCAGTGGTTCGAGGCCGCGCCGACCTATGTGCTGCACTGGCTCAATGCCTATGAGGACGGCGACGAGATCGTCCTCGACGGCTATTTTCAGGAAAACCCGACGCCGCGCCCGCTGGAGGACGCCCCCGACGGCCACGGCCATCTGATGGCCTATCTGGACGAGCACAGCTTCCGGCCCAAGCTGCACCGCTGGCGCTTCAACCTGAAGACCGGCGAGACCACCGAGGGCCATCTGGACGAGCGCATCCTCGAGTTCGGGATGTTCAACCAGCAATATGCCGGCAAGCCCTATCGCTATGCCTATTCGACCACCGCCAAGCCCGGCTGGTTCCTGTTCAACGGCTTCGTCAAGCACGACCTGGAAACCGGCGAGAGCTGGTCGATCCAGCTGCCTGAAGGCCGCTATGCCAGCGAGGCCCCCTTCGCCCCGCGCGTGGGAGCCGTGGACGAGGACGACGGCTATCTGGTCAGCTTCATCATCGACGAGAACCAGGGCACTTCCGAGTGCGTGCTGGTCGACGCCAAGCGCTTCGAGGTGGTTTGCCGCATCGCCCTGCCCCACAAGCTGAGCAGCGGGACGCATAGCGTCTGGGCGGGGCGGGACCTTCTTAAGCCTCTCCCATAG
- a CDS encoding DUF1295 domain-containing protein produces MTSLLQLLAVNAAVSAAAFFVLWLIGLRLKDVSFVDSWWGLGMGLIALTSWLQMGPTPHGTLLLVLCAVWALRLGGYLLWRWRKNGPDRRYVTMMALAESERKWSFAKASLLLVFALQYALQFVIALPVQLGHGSAAPLGTLAYVGTAIAVVGILFETIGDAQLTAFKARPENAGKVMDKGLWRYTRHPNYFGDACVWWGLYLIAAGTGLGAWTLPAPILMTFLLTKWSGVPTVEGRMRRKRPDYEAYVQRTSGFVPWFPKT; encoded by the coding sequence ATGACATCTCTGCTCCAACTCCTGGCCGTCAATGCCGCCGTTTCGGCCGCCGCCTTCTTCGTGCTGTGGCTGATCGGCCTGAGGCTGAAGGATGTGAGCTTCGTCGACAGCTGGTGGGGCCTGGGCATGGGCCTGATCGCCCTGACCTCGTGGCTGCAGATGGGGCCGACGCCGCACGGCACCCTGCTGCTGGTCCTCTGCGCCGTCTGGGCGCTTCGACTGGGCGGCTATCTGCTGTGGCGCTGGCGCAAGAACGGGCCGGACCGCCGCTATGTGACCATGATGGCCCTGGCGGAGAGCGAGCGGAAATGGAGCTTCGCCAAGGCGTCCCTGCTGCTGGTCTTTGCCCTGCAATATGCCCTGCAGTTCGTGATCGCCCTGCCGGTCCAGCTGGGCCACGGCTCGGCCGCGCCGCTGGGTACCCTAGCCTATGTCGGTACCGCCATTGCGGTGGTCGGTATTCTGTTCGAGACCATCGGCGATGCCCAGCTGACGGCCTTCAAGGCCAGGCCGGAAAACGCCGGCAAGGTGATGGACAAGGGCCTGTGGCGCTATACTCGCCACCCCAACTATTTCGGCGACGCCTGCGTCTGGTGGGGTCTGTATCTGATCGCCGCCGGGACGGGCCTCGGTGCCTGGACCCTGCCGGCTCCGATCCTGATGACCTTCCTGCTGACCAAGTGGAGCGGCGTGCCCACCGTCGAGGGCCGCATGCGCCGCAAGCGTCCGGACTACGAGGCCTATGTGCAGCGGACCTCGGGCTTCGTGCCGTGGTTTCCGAAGACCTGA
- a CDS encoding acetyl-CoA acetyltransferase yields the protein MVYLLGGWQSDFSANWSRQGRELVDAFAEAVGEGLDAAQLDPEEIETGHVGNFAGELFAGQGLLGGMFGQVHPAFDGLPTARHEAACASGSVAILAATAEIEAGRYDLACVVGIEQMRNVPGQKAAENLGSAAWAGHEFQDARFLWPRAFSDLADEYDRRYGLKYEHLMAISEINFANGRRNPNAQTRDWRFGSEAFTENDETNPVVEGRTRKQDCGQVTDGTAVVFLASAERARAYADKRGIALESLPRIKGWGHRSAPISYARKIENSRHEPYVFPQVRRAILDARARAGIADDVSGIDAVETHDCFTATEYMAIDHLGLTAPGESWKAIEAGDIAHGGRLPINPSGGLIGAGHPVGATGVRMALDAFKQVTGKAGDYQVDGARTVQTLNIGGSTTTTVSLVVGL from the coding sequence TTGGTCTATCTATTGGGCGGATGGCAGAGCGATTTCTCAGCCAATTGGAGCCGCCAGGGCCGTGAACTGGTCGATGCCTTTGCCGAGGCGGTCGGCGAGGGTCTGGACGCCGCGCAACTGGATCCTGAAGAGATCGAAACCGGCCATGTCGGCAATTTCGCCGGTGAGCTGTTCGCGGGGCAGGGTCTTCTGGGCGGCATGTTCGGTCAGGTGCATCCGGCCTTTGACGGTCTGCCGACCGCCCGCCATGAAGCGGCCTGCGCCTCGGGCAGTGTGGCCATCCTGGCGGCGACCGCCGAGATCGAGGCGGGCCGCTACGACCTGGCCTGCGTCGTGGGCATCGAGCAGATGCGCAATGTGCCTGGTCAGAAGGCCGCCGAGAATCTGGGCAGCGCCGCCTGGGCCGGCCACGAGTTCCAGGACGCCCGCTTCCTGTGGCCCCGGGCCTTTTCCGACCTCGCCGACGAGTATGACCGTCGCTACGGCCTGAAGTACGAGCACCTGATGGCGATCTCGGAGATCAATTTCGCCAATGGCCGCCGCAACCCCAACGCCCAGACCCGCGACTGGCGGTTCGGCTCCGAGGCCTTTACCGAGAACGACGAGACCAATCCGGTGGTTGAGGGGCGTACTCGCAAGCAGGACTGCGGCCAGGTCACGGATGGCACAGCGGTGGTGTTCCTGGCCTCGGCCGAACGCGCCAGGGCCTATGCCGACAAGCGCGGGATCGCGCTGGAGAGCCTTCCGCGGATCAAGGGCTGGGGTCATCGCTCGGCCCCGATCAGCTATGCCCGCAAGATCGAAAACAGCCGCCATGAGCCCTATGTCTTCCCGCAGGTGCGCCGCGCCATCCTTGATGCCCGCGCCAGGGCCGGGATCGCCGACGACGTGTCAGGCATCGACGCGGTCGAGACCCATGACTGCTTCACCGCCACCGAATACATGGCCATCGACCATCTGGGCCTGACCGCGCCGGGCGAAAGCTGGAAGGCCATCGAGGCCGGCGACATCGCCCATGGCGGCCGGCTGCCGATCAATCCGTCCGGCGGCCTGATCGGGGCGGGCCATCCCGTCGGCGCCACGGGCGTGCGCATGGCCCTCGACGCCTTCAAGCAGGTCACCGGTAAGGCCGGCGACTATCAGGTGGACGGGGCCAGGACGGTGCAGACCCTGAACATCGGTGGATCCACCACAACGACGGTGAGTTTGGTCGTGGGGCTATAG
- a CDS encoding winged helix-turn-helix transcriptional regulator — translation MVQTATVASATPTLVRNSSAARALNLIGDRWTLLVLYAAFNGVNRFDGFIAMTGMARSLLVDRLGRLEAAGILERRPYQTRPLRHEYHLTAMGLDLYDSALMLLGWEMRWRLDPDCPSHQIVHSPCGQALRPVLVCQACAAPVKVRDISLQPGPGAGVEPAPRARHSRRASDIPGSDGVGGVPFHPMLERSIEVLGDRWTAHLVAASFYGLTRFKDIQAELKVASNILTDRLSRLVERGMLEKRLYQTRPDRWEYRLTREGRDFFPLIAALMAWGDRWLSGEAGPPEILTHACGARLVPTVRCNACDGAVSVRTTTLSAPTA, via the coding sequence ATGGTCCAGACTGCGACAGTCGCCTCCGCGACGCCGACCCTCGTGCGAAACAGTTCGGCCGCGCGGGCCCTGAACCTGATCGGCGACCGCTGGACCCTGCTGGTGCTCTATGCGGCCTTCAACGGCGTCAACCGCTTTGACGGTTTCATCGCCATGACCGGAATGGCTCGCTCCCTGCTGGTCGACCGCCTGGGTCGGCTTGAGGCGGCAGGCATTCTGGAACGACGCCCCTACCAGACCCGCCCCTTACGGCACGAGTACCATCTGACCGCCATGGGCCTGGACCTCTATGACTCGGCCCTGATGCTGCTCGGCTGGGAGATGCGCTGGCGGCTGGACCCCGACTGCCCCTCCCACCAGATTGTTCACAGCCCGTGTGGACAGGCGCTTCGACCGGTCCTGGTCTGCCAGGCCTGCGCCGCCCCGGTGAAGGTGCGGGACATCAGCCTGCAGCCCGGTCCCGGTGCCGGCGTCGAGCCGGCCCCGCGTGCCCGCCATTCGCGCCGGGCCAGCGATATCCCGGGCTCGGATGGTGTCGGCGGCGTCCCCTTCCATCCGATGCTCGAGCGGTCGATCGAGGTGCTGGGCGACCGCTGGACCGCCCATCTGGTGGCGGCCAGCTTCTATGGCCTGACCCGCTTCAAGGACATCCAGGCCGAACTGAAGGTGGCCAGCAATATTCTCACCGACCGGCTGTCGCGCCTGGTCGAGCGCGGCATGCTCGAAAAGCGGCTCTACCAGACCCGGCCCGACCGCTGGGAATACAGGCTGACCCGTGAGGGCCGGGACTTCTTCCCCCTGATTGCCGCCCTGATGGCCTGGGGCGATCGCTGGCTCTCGGGCGAGGCCGGCCCGCCGGAAATCCTGACCCATGCCTGCGGGGCCAGGCTGGTTCCGACGGTGCGCTGCAACGCCTGCGACGGTGCCGTCAGCGTCAGAACCACGACCCTGTCCGCCCCAACCGCCTGA
- a CDS encoding glycosyltransferase family 4 protein, whose product MSMMNFAIYFAGDGYSTDKKIMGRQSAGKALIKGVARRWKTDAVYGYGQRAAAHVMIEQLKGDGYAGSLHWQDSTGRRILAERGALYMPGPLPQDSAHGRNLVGSTAYSLVGVTHTLSSANAMRQVAEVALPPFKPWDALICTSSAALSVVTKLQDELKTWHADNTGATRFNSPALPVIPLGINVPDFERNDTQRIAARQTLGLGADEIAFLFAGRITFHGKASPVACYQALEAACQRTGKALVCIEAGIYPNAGVQNAVEEAQRFFAPSVRFQHVDGNDSGLYDKAWKAADVFVSLSDNIQETFGLTPVEAMAAGIPVLVSDWDGYKDTVRDGVDGYRVPVTLPAAGSGTDLAMNYALGRDNYDYYIGRVSMATVVDLPALTDRVVALAESSDLRETLGAAGQKRAREIYDWPIILGRYVEMIDGLGELRKAAASTAPLPWPTRPDPFELFSHYPSQVLDESRIVAVHLQRAEAIETFLELGVARYVIDPVTLPRDTIVEVLRQAAATPSTIAALVRGTQGASPTRMRAFMWLYKLGLVSLVP is encoded by the coding sequence ATGAGCATGATGAATTTCGCGATCTATTTCGCGGGCGACGGCTATTCGACCGACAAGAAGATCATGGGGCGGCAAAGTGCCGGCAAGGCCCTGATCAAGGGTGTGGCTCGCCGGTGGAAGACTGACGCTGTCTATGGCTACGGGCAACGGGCCGCCGCTCACGTGATGATCGAGCAGCTGAAAGGGGATGGCTATGCCGGCTCCCTTCACTGGCAGGATTCAACTGGACGGCGCATCCTTGCAGAACGGGGCGCGCTCTACATGCCGGGCCCGTTGCCGCAGGATTCCGCCCATGGCCGAAACCTGGTCGGAAGTACGGCCTATAGTCTGGTGGGCGTAACCCATACGCTGTCGTCCGCAAACGCCATGAGGCAGGTCGCTGAGGTGGCCCTGCCGCCTTTCAAGCCCTGGGACGCCCTGATCTGCACCTCCAGTGCCGCCCTGTCCGTCGTCACCAAGTTGCAGGATGAGCTCAAGACCTGGCATGCCGACAATACCGGAGCCACGCGATTCAACTCGCCCGCCCTGCCGGTCATCCCGCTCGGGATCAATGTGCCGGATTTCGAGCGCAATGACACTCAGCGGATCGCCGCGCGCCAGACCCTTGGACTGGGCGCGGACGAGATCGCCTTCCTTTTCGCAGGCCGCATCACCTTCCACGGCAAGGCCAGCCCGGTCGCCTGCTATCAGGCCCTGGAGGCGGCCTGCCAACGCACCGGCAAGGCCCTGGTCTGTATCGAAGCGGGCATCTATCCCAATGCGGGCGTGCAGAACGCTGTCGAGGAGGCGCAACGGTTCTTCGCGCCCAGCGTCCGGTTTCAGCATGTCGATGGCAATGACAGCGGCCTCTATGACAAGGCCTGGAAAGCCGCTGACGTCTTCGTTTCGCTCTCCGACAACATCCAGGAGACGTTCGGCCTGACGCCGGTCGAGGCCATGGCGGCCGGCATTCCCGTGCTGGTCAGCGACTGGGACGGCTACAAGGACACGGTTCGTGACGGCGTCGATGGCTATCGCGTTCCGGTGACCCTGCCGGCCGCCGGCAGCGGTACGGACCTGGCCATGAATTACGCCTTGGGTCGCGACAACTACGACTACTACATCGGCCGGGTGAGCATGGCGACGGTCGTTGATCTGCCGGCCCTGACCGATCGGGTTGTGGCTCTGGCGGAGAGCTCGGATCTCCGGGAGACCCTCGGGGCCGCCGGCCAGAAGCGGGCCAGGGAAATCTATGATTGGCCGATCATCCTGGGGCGCTATGTCGAGATGATCGATGGGCTTGGGGAACTGCGCAAGGCGGCTGCGTCTACAGCGCCACTGCCCTGGCCGACCCGGCCCGATCCGTTTGAGCTGTTCTCTCACTATCCGAGCCAGGTGCTGGATGAGAGCCGTATTGTCGCGGTTCACCTGCAGCGGGCCGAGGCGATCGAGACCTTCCTGGAACTGGGTGTGGCTCGGTATGTGATCGATCCGGTCACCCTGCCGCGGGATACCATTGTCGAGGTCCTCCGGCAGGCCGCGGCGACGCCGAGCACCATCGCCGCGCTGGTTCGGGGAACCCAGGGTGCCTCCCCGACGCGGATGAGAGCGTTCATGTGGCTCTACAAGCTGGGTCTGGTGTCGCTGGTACCCTGA
- a CDS encoding aldo/keto reductase — protein MKTRKLGNGLEVSAIGLGCMGMSWAYGPAPDKAETFRVLARAVDLGVTFFDTAEVYGPFVNEELVGEGLKPFRDKVVIATKFGFKINPPDEAGVRRMVGVDSRPEHIRAVAEASLKRLGVEVIDLLYQHRVDPNVPIEDVAGAVKDLIAEGKVKHFGLSEAGAATLRKAHAVQPVAALQSEYSLWTRGVEAEILPTLRELGIGLVPYSPLGRGFLTGTLTSDAGLAKDDFRRGLPRFQGEALSKNLSLVEALTLIAGEKGITPAQLALAWLLHQGPDIVPIPGTTKAARVEENAGAVDVVLSAEDLSRIAAAVPESAVEGERYNEIGLAMVGR, from the coding sequence ATGAAGACGCGGAAACTCGGCAACGGCCTTGAGGTCTCAGCCATCGGTTTGGGCTGCATGGGCATGAGCTGGGCCTATGGTCCGGCCCCCGACAAGGCGGAAACCTTCAGGGTCCTGGCCCGGGCCGTCGATCTGGGCGTCACCTTCTTCGACACGGCTGAGGTCTATGGCCCCTTCGTCAATGAGGAACTGGTCGGCGAGGGCCTGAAGCCGTTCCGCGACAAGGTCGTCATCGCCACCAAGTTCGGCTTCAAGATCAATCCGCCGGACGAAGCGGGCGTGCGGCGCATGGTCGGGGTCGACAGTCGGCCGGAGCATATTCGCGCCGTGGCCGAGGCGTCGCTGAAGCGCCTCGGCGTTGAGGTGATCGATCTCCTGTACCAGCACCGCGTCGATCCCAATGTGCCGATCGAGGATGTGGCCGGGGCGGTCAAGGATCTGATCGCCGAGGGCAAGGTCAAGCATTTCGGGCTCTCCGAGGCAGGGGCGGCGACCCTGCGCAAGGCCCATGCGGTGCAGCCGGTTGCGGCCCTGCAAAGCGAGTACTCGCTGTGGACCCGCGGCGTTGAGGCCGAGATCCTGCCGACCCTGCGCGAGCTGGGGATTGGTCTGGTGCCCTATAGCCCGCTTGGCCGGGGTTTTCTGACGGGGACCCTGACCAGCGATGCGGGACTGGCCAAGGATGACTTCCGGCGTGGCCTGCCGCGCTTCCAGGGCGAGGCCCTGAGCAAGAACCTGAGCCTGGTCGAGGCCCTGACCCTGATCGCGGGCGAGAAGGGGATCACGCCGGCCCAGCTGGCCCTGGCCTGGCTGCTGCATCAGGGCCCGGACATTGTGCCCATCCCCGGAACCACCAAGGCCGCCCGGGTGGAAGAGAATGCCGGTGCCGTTGACGTGGTGCTGTCGGCCGAGGACCTGTCGCGGATTGCCGCCGCCGTGCCGGAATCCGCCGTCGAAGGCGAGCGCTACAACGAGATCGGTCTGGCGATGGTCGGGCGATAG
- a CDS encoding PadR family transcriptional regulator has product MTRPPNISRQTRALLTVLLEQPQAWRYGYDLSKQTGLKSGTLYPLLMRLSDQGLLDSEWRQPLQPGRPPRHAYRLTDAGAALARQRAADSPAPVDEAGPAWEGTR; this is encoded by the coding sequence ATGACCCGGCCACCCAACATCTCCCGCCAGACACGCGCGCTTCTGACCGTGCTCCTGGAGCAGCCCCAGGCCTGGCGCTACGGCTATGACCTGAGCAAACAGACCGGCCTCAAGTCGGGCACCCTCTATCCGCTGCTGATGCGGCTCAGCGACCAGGGCCTGCTGGACTCCGAATGGCGCCAGCCCCTGCAACCGGGTCGGCCGCCCAGACATGCCTACCGACTGACCGACGCCGGCGCGGCCCTTGCCCGCCAGCGCGCGGCCGACAGCCCCGCCCCTGTGGATGAGGCCGGCCCGGCATGGGAAGGCACGCGATGA